A genomic region of Staphylococcus roterodami contains the following coding sequences:
- a CDS encoding Cof-type HAD-IIB family hydrolase, translating into MKFVFDIDGTLCFNGKSIDSSIIDALLQLQNAGHELIFASARPIRDLLPVLPEVFHQHTLIGANGAMISQQSNISVIKPIQAYTYHHILRIIQKYELDYIIDDDWNYAAKLDAENAIFERLDPHKLASCTNVANIDTPIKIILLNIEPPQITSILNELNKYHQELEIIHHSNEFNIDITAQNINKYTALQYIYGKDVEYIAFGNDHNDIIMLQYATNGYIVGPSEDYTHTILKLDHVTHIDSHAQAICSSLNLYV; encoded by the coding sequence ATGAAATTTGTATTTGATATTGATGGTACACTTTGTTTTAATGGTAAATCAATTGATTCATCAATCATTGATGCATTGTTACAATTACAAAATGCTGGTCATGAACTTATATTTGCATCTGCACGACCGATTCGTGATTTGTTACCAGTTTTACCAGAAGTCTTTCATCAACATACATTAATTGGCGCAAATGGCGCTATGATTTCACAGCAATCAAATATTTCAGTTATCAAGCCAATTCAAGCTTATACATATCATCATATCTTACGAATAATACAAAAATATGAATTAGATTATATTATCGATGATGATTGGAATTATGCTGCTAAATTAGACGCTGAGAACGCGATTTTTGAGCGCTTAGATCCACATAAGCTGGCTAGTTGTACTAATGTTGCAAATATTGACACACCAATTAAAATTATTTTATTAAATATAGAACCACCACAAATTACAAGCATTTTAAATGAACTAAATAAGTATCATCAAGAACTAGAAATCATTCATCATTCAAATGAGTTTAACATTGATATTACAGCCCAAAATATTAATAAATATACAGCACTACAATACATATATGGTAAAGATGTTGAATATATAGCATTTGGTAATGATCACAATGATATTATCATGCTACAATATGCTACTAATGGCTATATTGTAGGGCCATCAGAAGATTATACACATACAATATTGAAATTGGATCATGTAACACATATAGATAGTCATGCCCAAGCTATTTGCAGTTCATTAAATTTATATGTATAA